From Bosea sp. NBC_00550, the proteins below share one genomic window:
- a CDS encoding ABC transporter substrate-binding protein: protein MTKLRSMISAGALALALSAPALMAAPSIVLAKGTLRLAQTQDLVSLDPIATSDNASIYAQLLIFDTLLRPSKDATKLEPGLAESWKVSDDGMTYSFKLRQAKFSDGTPVTAGDVAFSLKRAGSDASSWKRFFSGIDVIETPDDRTVVLKLKKVFTPLLNNLALFSSAILPQKAFEAAGDKFFEKPIGSGPFSVAAWNKGQGLSLKKNANYWQAGKPDLDGAELMVIPEGNSRVLKLQAGEVDAAIDIPLNQLQALGRDGKIKTAVANVFRTDFMLMNTRKKPFDDLRVRQALNYAIDKDGLVKALLYGTGKVSNSPMPPMAYADAGLKPYPHDLAKAKALLAEAGYKDGFKTSLLVDSSRPLHRQLGQALQAALKQIGITADIRLVEGGTHWTTTKAGDYEMAVAYATSDTIDPDQLVGFLLVNPERANAYHTEWKSERVNELYDKERVTGDGPERGKMFQEIIKLAHDGAPSVFLFYPGTSYAYRSNVEGFEVLPTSNFRLEDVKLK, encoded by the coding sequence ATGACCAAGCTTCGTTCGATGATTTCGGCTGGCGCGCTCGCGCTGGCGCTCAGCGCCCCGGCTCTCATGGCCGCGCCCTCCATCGTTCTCGCCAAGGGCACGTTGCGGCTGGCGCAGACGCAGGATCTGGTTTCGCTCGATCCCATCGCAACCAGTGACAACGCCTCGATCTACGCACAGCTCCTGATCTTCGACACGCTGCTGCGACCCAGCAAGGACGCGACGAAGCTCGAACCCGGTCTGGCCGAGAGCTGGAAGGTCAGCGACGACGGAATGACCTACAGCTTCAAGCTGCGCCAGGCGAAATTCTCGGACGGCACACCGGTAACGGCCGGCGACGTCGCCTTTTCGTTGAAGCGCGCCGGAAGCGACGCATCGAGCTGGAAGCGCTTCTTCTCCGGCATCGACGTGATCGAGACGCCGGACGATCGCACCGTCGTGCTGAAGCTCAAGAAGGTGTTCACGCCGCTCCTCAACAACCTCGCGCTGTTCTCTTCCGCGATCCTGCCGCAGAAGGCGTTCGAGGCGGCCGGCGACAAGTTCTTCGAGAAGCCGATCGGCAGCGGCCCCTTTTCCGTGGCAGCCTGGAACAAGGGCCAGGGCCTGTCGCTGAAGAAGAATGCGAATTACTGGCAGGCCGGCAAGCCCGACCTCGACGGTGCCGAGCTGATGGTCATCCCGGAAGGCAACAGCCGCGTCCTGAAGCTGCAGGCCGGCGAGGTCGACGCCGCCATCGACATTCCGCTCAACCAGCTCCAGGCGCTCGGGCGCGACGGCAAGATCAAGACGGCGGTCGCGAATGTCTTCCGCACCGATTTCATGCTGATGAACACCAGGAAGAAGCCGTTCGACGATCTTCGCGTGCGGCAGGCGCTGAACTACGCGATCGACAAGGACGGCTTGGTCAAGGCGCTGCTCTACGGAACCGGCAAGGTCTCGAATTCGCCGATGCCGCCGATGGCCTATGCCGATGCCGGCCTGAAGCCCTACCCGCACGACCTCGCCAAGGCCAAGGCGCTGCTGGCCGAAGCCGGCTACAAGGACGGCTTCAAGACCTCGCTGCTGGTCGATTCCAGCCGTCCGCTGCACCGCCAGCTCGGCCAGGCCCTGCAGGCTGCGTTGAAGCAGATCGGTATCACCGCCGATATCCGCCTCGTCGAGGGCGGCACGCACTGGACCACGACCAAGGCGGGCGACTACGAGATGGCCGTCGCCTATGCGACCAGCGACACGATCGACCCTGACCAGCTCGTCGGCTTCCTGCTCGTCAATCCCGAGCGCGCGAACGCCTATCACACCGAATGGAAGAGCGAGCGCGTCAACGAGCTCTACGACAAGGAGCGCGTGACGGGGGATGGGCCGGAGCGCGGCAAGATGTTCCAGGAGATCATCAAGCTCGCCCATGACGGCGCGCCCTCGGTCTTCCTGTTCTATCCCGGCACCTCCTATGCCTATCGCAGCAATGTCGAGGGCTTCGAGGTTCTGCCGACCTCGAACTTCCGCCTCGAGGACGTCAAGCTGAAGTAA
- a CDS encoding ABC transporter permease, giving the protein MLIYIVKRLVQLVPVLFGITLACFLLLRALPGDPATLLLGARGGAEEIALMKQRLGLDLPLWRQYLLFLADIGSGSLGRSVVHARPVMQLVLERLPATLWLVAYSTTLAVLMTVPLALWSAMRRGGPVDLAIKLAFTIVIAMPSFWLGLIFVILFAIWLPLFPTSGYGDDLLSRLHHTTLPALVIALATASLTIRSLRSAILGVLGSDYVTTARAKGAGTGRLMGVHVLPNALISSISVLGAHTSWVIGGTVVIETVFALPGLGSLFVESIFARDYPLIQGLTIVFAVLVVLINLATDLAYALADPRIRLE; this is encoded by the coding sequence ATGCTCATCTATATCGTCAAGCGCCTCGTCCAGCTGGTGCCGGTTCTCTTCGGCATCACGCTGGCCTGCTTCCTGCTGCTGCGCGCCCTTCCCGGCGACCCCGCGACGCTGCTTCTCGGCGCGCGCGGCGGCGCCGAGGAGATCGCGCTGATGAAGCAGCGGCTCGGCCTCGACCTGCCGCTATGGCGGCAATACCTGCTCTTCCTTGCCGATATCGGCTCGGGCAGTCTCGGCCGCTCGGTCGTGCATGCCCGGCCTGTGATGCAACTCGTGCTCGAGCGGCTGCCGGCAACGCTGTGGCTCGTCGCCTACTCGACGACGCTTGCCGTGCTGATGACCGTGCCGCTGGCCCTCTGGTCGGCGATGCGGCGTGGCGGACCCGTCGATCTGGCGATCAAGCTCGCCTTCACCATCGTGATCGCGATGCCCTCCTTCTGGCTCGGGCTGATCTTCGTCATCCTGTTCGCGATCTGGCTGCCCTTGTTCCCGACCTCGGGCTATGGCGACGACCTGCTCTCTCGTCTGCATCACACGACTTTGCCAGCTCTCGTTATCGCGCTTGCCACGGCCTCCCTGACAATCCGCAGCCTGCGCAGCGCCATCCTCGGCGTGCTCGGCTCCGACTACGTCACCACCGCGCGCGCCAAGGGCGCGGGCACGGGCCGGCTGATGGGCGTCCATGTGCTGCCCAATGCGCTGATCAGCTCGATCTCCGTGCTCGGCGCCCATACGAGCTGGGTGATCGGCGGCACTGTGGTGATCGAGACCGTCTTCGCGCTGCCGGGCCTCGGCTCGCTGTTCGTCGAGTCGATCTTCGCCCGCGATTATCCGCTGATCCAGGGGCTCACCATCGTCTTCGCCGTCCTCGTGGTGCTGATCAATCTGGCGACCGATCTCGCCTATGCGCTCGCCGATCCGCGCATCAGGTTGGAGTGA